From a region of the Lactuca sativa cultivar Salinas chromosome 4, Lsat_Salinas_v11, whole genome shotgun sequence genome:
- the LOC111896473 gene encoding glutathione S-transferase T3-like: protein MLVLAQSWIDISKDAKIGKDQKHDRFFIRILQRFHKGMNRGEHLSKHQVYSKWGKMNKEIMLFNDLYTNMKRQWKSGENDDVILRKTLKVYEKENLKAFKFLEVWNFVKDNKKWQNEKTLDEHIDSGSKRSRTTESDHTTSDTRVQFDLNKDEVVPVSPPSQSMERDKAKKQRQMQSVGLR from the coding sequence ATGTTAGTGTTGGCACAATCTTGGATCGATAtttcaaaagatgcaaagattgGAAAAGACCAAAAGCATGATCGTTTTTTTATTCGCATTTTACAGAGGTTCCATAAAGGAATGAACCGTGGAGAACACCTTTCAAAACATCAAGTGTACTCGAAATGGGGGAAGATGAACAaggaaatcatgttgtttaatgattTGTATACTAACATGAAACGTCAATGGAAAAGTGGAGAAAACGATGATGTGATTTTGAGGAAAACGCTGAAAGTGTATGAGAAAGAAAACCTGAAAGCTTTCAAATTTCTTGAAGtttggaattttgtgaaagaTAACAAGAAATGGCAAAACGAAAAAACATTAGACGAGCATATCGACAGTGGCTCAAAACGCAGCAGAACAACTGAGTCTGACCACACTACATCAGATACTCGTGTTCAATTCGATCTGAACAAAGATGAAGTTGTTCCAGTTTCACCACCTTCCCAATCAATGGAAAGAGACAAAGCAAAAAAGCAAAGGCAAATGCAAAGCGTCGGATTAAGATGA